AGTTAGTTGATTGATAACATATGAGTTCACTCAGGCCCACTTATCTCTGTGAACAGTCTGTGGAACCAGCAGAAATGGGATTAAAAAAAGAGCGAAACTCATTATAACGAGAATCGCTCTCTTAAAAAACTTAATCGTTCAAATTATTCGGCTTACCATTCGCCAACGGTTTCTTCGCCTGAAGTTGAACCGAGAGCCTGCCAGAGGGTTGTGTCAATATTATCGCTGGCAAAACGGACAGAACCGTCGCCCATCAACACATGCGCGCCGCCAGTATGACGACTGCGGGCAGCCCAGACTCCAGCCGAATCGTACCAGCCACAGCCGGTACAAGGATGACAGTCCGGGTTGGGTGTGTTGGGTACGTTCAATGTATTGAAGACAGTTTGGCCACCGATACCATTCATCCATTCGCGTCTCACGTGACTGTGAGTATTGGATGTCCCTGTCAGACACTGAGTCCCATAGGCATCCAGATTTGCCTTAGACACAAAGCTTCGTTCAGAGAACGGGAAAGACTGAGCACGGACTAAATCGGTCTTTACATTAAACTTGCTACCGGTATTGTCACCCACGGTACTTTCACTGGCAGCAATCGTATTCGATGTACCATCCAATACGTCTCGGATGCGTGTTGGCTTGCTGAAGTTAAACATACCAACCTGGTCACCCTGACCGACACGCCAATACATAGAGGGACCAGCACTCACCACATAGTTATTGCCAGTGTCTCCGCCGGGCCATTTGAGATCTGAGGGACACAGGAACGCTGGAATCACTTCATTGTTCAACGCGTTGTTTGGTGCCTGATCATACCGCAAATTCCAATCGATCTGATTGTAGATATTTGCCTGATCCATATAAGGCAGCATCAAAGCATGGGCACTCATACCCCGCCATGCGCAAGTTCCGGTACATGAGTCATGGATAGACGGAGCATCGGAAATCGGAAACATGCGATGCGCGTCATGATAGTTGTGCATCGCCAGACCAAGCTGCTTCAGATTGTTCTTGCAGGTGGAACGGCGGGCCGCTTCACGAGCCTGTTGTACGGCGGGAAGTAATAACGCAATCAGAATTGCAATGATGGCAATCACCACCAGCAATTCGATCAACGTAAACCCCCGTTGTCGAACCAGTCGCTTCATAATACTCTCCTATAAAATTAGTAAAAAAATAATAAATTAGTCCGAACGGACACCTTATTTAATCCTCGGATCGGTATCCCTGACTACTTTATAGAATATATCATCAATACGATATTAGCCCATAACAGGCATTTTTAGCAACTTATGATTGCTCTAAATAACTGGTTCAGAAGCATCTTGAATTAGTTAACAAAACATAAAATTGAATTTCAGCCAATTCGAATCAACGCAGGTACACTGAACAGCTTCCTCAAAGCGCTCTGCCCTCATTCGTTCATCACATGCATTTTGAATCTGATTTCTGAAAAGTTGGCTTTCAGAGCTCCGCAAGAAGTGCGATCATCAATGTGAGCGTTGATGAAGTCGAATCACTAAAGAACTCATGCCAGATCGCATCATGTCCTTCCTTGAGACTCGTTCCAGAGAATGAAGAAGCGCAAAAAAAGAGCGAGACTCATGCAACTGAGAATCGCTCTTCTGAAAAACGTAAGGTTCAATTCAGCTGGTTTACCATTCGCCAACCGTTTCTTCTCCGGCAGCAGAACCAAGAGACTGCCAGATCGTGAAATCGATATTATCGCTGGCAAAACGGACAGCGCCGTCTCCCATC
This window of the Gimesia fumaroli genome carries:
- a CDS encoding DUF1559 domain-containing protein, coding for MKRLVRQRGFTLIELLVVIAIIAILIALLLPAVQQAREAARRSTCKNNLKQLGLAMHNYHDAHRMFPISDAPSIHDSCTGTCAWRGMSAHALMLPYMDQANIYNQIDWNLRYDQAPNNALNNEVIPAFLCPSDLKWPGGDTGNNYVVSAGPSMYWRVGQGDQVGMFNFSKPTRIRDVLDGTSNTIAASESTVGDNTGSKFNVKTDLVRAQSFPFSERSFVSKANLDAYGTQCLTGTSNTHSHVRREWMNGIGGQTVFNTLNVPNTPNPDCHPCTGCGWYDSAGVWAARSRHTGGAHVLMGDGSVRFASDNIDTTLWQALGSTSGEETVGEW